The Megachile rotundata isolate GNS110a chromosome 3, iyMegRotu1, whole genome shotgun sequence genome includes a window with the following:
- the LOC100880373 gene encoding importin-4 isoform X2, translating to MCIEVFYGRHQQVRKAVVDNRLFYFEVLPNSYFIINSTAIMEEILLKLLVADNATIQEGTTELREAFKKPESTLALCRLIVSSTNSQIRQYAAVLLRKRYGKGKHWLKLPPHIQTEFKTIILQALVNEQEKFVKNAVAQLIGVIVKHELPNNGWPEVLQFVQQLVTSENLNEKELGTYTLSIMTEIAPDAYVTHAGSLAVLLGQTLSSLQDLGHPVAYYILKIMQNFVPLVEGNQMMVNAYHQMIPLVMNTIQALTTSNEDKAIECFELLDELCENAVTVIAPHVKPLVTMCLAIASNKSLDDALRVKAVGFIGWLARTKKKAIIKHKLVEPILELLFNLMSIRPEDDNDEVYFSGDNEDNTPVTCATQTLDLLALNLPPEKLIPQLLQYIEPSLQGTDVYAKKASYLAMAVLAEGCSEYIRTKYLESFLRCICQGITDTIPVVRNAALFALGQFSEHLQPDISQYSSELLPVLFEYLGQICAHIRQEKKEPPSVDRMFYALEKFCENLNESLLPYLPTLMERLFELLNADTPVHIGELSLSAIGSAAMASKEHMLPYFEKVIVILDSYLTEKQSEETMCLQVQAVDTLGVIARTIGDKNFAPLAGRSLNFGMELLKETEDPDLKKSIYGLFASISTIMKKDMAAALPEIIDYMITSIQSSEGIVPHLKEDETSAFPVYEDISDNENENDEEDIENTDNEDDYDDDDVAGYSVENAYIEEKEEAILALKEIAEHTGEAFLPYLEKSFEETYKLINYPQEDIRKAAIDALLQFCINFSKINTNEGKQALLKALSVFIPRLSELIRLGDERTVAISALDAYTELLKEIKSDVLVGEGHNDAIINCITDVMSGMTVCQDLEEAEDVDTEAEQDELLIECAGDVLSNFGKVIAPEDFAIHFQVVLPWLLDRLKKNKSEAQRSFVVGTISECFSGLKHTVAAFIPDLLTTFLALTNDPSAEVRNNAIYGIGELALHGKEAVYSHYPDILQVLSSAIAKESHAGARDNVVGAIARLIIANYSNIPLEQVFPVFVNQLPLKEDFEENKAVFRSILTLYQAGHSILQAHMCVLLKVAVSVLHEEKATDDEAKSFVMEFIKSAQRDFPNEWNSMYAELPVEIATNVQRLFC from the exons ATGTGCATTGAGGTATTTTACGGACGTCACCAACAGGTCAGAAAAGCGGTAGTCGACAACCGGCTATTTTACTTCGAAGTACTgccaaattcatattttattatcaatagTACAGCAATAATGGAGGAAATATTATTAAAGTTACTCGTAGCTGATAACGCAACGATTCAAGAG GGAACAACGGAACTTAGAGAAGCTTTTAAAAAGCCAGAAAGTACATTGGCATTATGTCGACTTATTGTTTCTTCGACAAATTCACAG ATTCGACAATATGCTGCTGTATTACTCAGAAAACGCTATGGCAAAGGAAAGCACTGGTTAAAACTACCACCGCACATACAGACTGAATTTAAAACAATAATCCTACAA GCACTGGTAAATGAAcaggaaaaatttgtaaaaaatgcaGTGGCGCAATTGATAGGTGTAATTGTAAAACATGAACTACCTAATAATGGATGGCCAGAAGTGTTACAGTTTGTACAGCAATTAGTTACTAGTGAAAACTTAAACGAGAAGGAG ttGGGAACCTATACTTTGTCAATTATGACAGAAATTGCACCTGATGCATATGTTACTCATGCTGGCTCCCTCGCAGTTCTTTTGGGGCAAACATTAAGCAGTTTACAAGATTTAGGACATCCTGttgcatattatattttaaaaataatgcagAACTTTGTTCCTTTGGTTGAAGGTAATCAAATG ATGGTAAATGCTTATCATCAAATGATACCACTGGTAATGAATACAATTCAAGCACTTACCACTAGTAATGAAGATAAAGCTATTGAATGCTTTGAACTGTTAGATGAACTGTGCGAGAATGCAGTGACTGTAATAGCACCTCATGTAAAACCTCTTGTCACTATGTGTCTTGCTATTGCTAGTAATAAATCATTAGATGATGCTCTTAGAGTTAAAGCAGTAGGCTTTATTGGTTGGTTAGCCAGGACGAAAAAGAAAGCTATAATCAAACATAAACTTGTTGAACCAATTCTAG aattattgTTCAATCTTATGTCTATACGACCTGAGGACGATAACGACGAAGTCTACTTTAGTGGTGATAATGAAGACAATACACCTGTAACCTGTGCTACTCAAACCTTAGATTTACTTGCTCTCAATTTACCGCCAGAGAAATTAATTCCTCAACTG TTGCAATATATTGAGCCTAGTCTTCAAGGTACGGACGTATATGCAAAGAAAGCATCATATCTAGCAATGGCAGTGTTAGCAGAAGGCTGTTCCGAATATATCCGAACAAAATACCTTGAATCTTTCTTACGTTGTATCTGTCAAGGAATTACCGATACCATTCCCGTGGTACGCAACGCTGCACTTTTTGCTCTCGGACAGTTTTCTGAACATTTACAACCTGACATTTCCCAATATTCGTCTGAATTGTTGCCAGTATTATTTGAATACCTTGGTCAAATATGTGCTCATATCAGGCAAGAAAAGAAAGAGCCACCTTCAGTCGATCGTATGTTTTATGCACTGGAAAAATTCTGTGAAAACTTGAACGAAAGTCTTTTGCCGTATCTACCAACATTGATGGAAAGGCTTTTCGAACTTCTAAATGCAGATACACCAGTTCATATCGGAGAACTTTCTTTGAGTGCTATTGGTTCGGCTGCCATGGCAAGTAAAGAGCACATGTTACCGTATTTCGAGAAAGTCATTGTTATTCTTGATAGTTATCTTACGGAGAAACAATCGGAAGAAACCATGTGTCTTCAAGTACAAGCAGTTG atactCTTGGAGTAATTGCAAGAACAATAGGTGACAAAAATTTTGCACCTCTGGCTGGTAGGTCTCTTAACTTCGGAATGGAATTATTGAAAGAAACCGAAGATCCAGATTTGAAAAAATCTATTTATGGATTGTTCGCCTCAATTAGTACTATAATGAAGAAAGATATGGCAGCAGCTCTTCCAGAAATCATTGATTACATGATAACGAGCATACAGAGTTCAGAAGGCATAGTA CCTCATCTTAAAGAGGATGAAACATCAGCGTTTCCGGTTTATGAAGATATTAGCGATAACGAAAATGAAAACGACGAAGAAGATATTGAAAATACGGACAACGAAGATGATTATGACGATGACGACGTTGCGGGATATAGCGTTGAAAATGCATATATCGAGGAGAAAGAGGAAGCAATTTTGGCGTTAAAGGAAATTGCTGAGCATACagg ggAAGCATTTCTTCCATACCTCGAAAAATCTTTCGAAGaaacttacaaattaattaattatccaCAAGAAGATATTCGCAAAGCTGCTATCGACGcacttttacaattttgcattaaCTTCTCCAAGATTAATACCAATGAAGGAAAGCAAGCTTTATTGAAAGCTCTCTCTGTATTTATTCCAAGATTGTCAGAATTAATAAGATTAGGCGATGAACGAACAGTAGCTATTAGTGCTTTAGATGCTTATACGGAACTCCTCAAAGAGATAAAATCGGATGTTCTTGTTGGGGAAGGTCATAATGATgctataataaattgtattacaGATGTTATGTCAG GTATGACAGTATGCCAAGACTTAGAGGAAGCAGAAGACGTAGATACAGAAGCTGAACAAGATGAATTATTGATTGAATGTGCCGGTGATGTTTTATCTAATTTTGGAAAAGTAATCGCTCCAGAAGATTTCGCAATTCATTTCCAAGTTGTATTGCCATGGCTTTTAGATAGACTG aaaaaaaataaatctgaagccCAAAGATCTTTTGTAGTTGGTACAATTTCAGAATGTTTCTCAGGGCTTAAACATACAGTAGCCGCGTTCATACCTGATTTATTAACTACATTCTTGGCGCTCACAAATGACCCAAGTGCTGAAGTTCGTAATAATGCAATCTATGGAATTGGTGAACTTGCACTGCATGGAAAAGAAGCAGTGTATTC acATTACCCagatattttacaagttttatcaAGCGCGATCGCTAAGGAGTCCCACGCAGGAGCTCGTGATAACGTGGTCGGTGCAATTGCACGACTTATCATTGCTAATTACTCTAATATACCTCTTGAGCAAGTATTTCCAGTGTTTGTTAATCAGTTGCCGTTAAAGGAAGATTTTGAAGAAAACAAAGCAGTTTTTAGAAGCATATTGACTTTGTATCAAGCTGGACATTCTATCTTACAAGCTCACATGTGCGTATTGCTGAAGGTAGCGGTTAGTGTATTGCATGAAGAGAAAGCTACTGACGATG agGCAAAAAGCTTTGTTATGGAATTCATCAAATCCGCCCAGCGAGATTTTCCAAATGAATGGAATTCTATGTACGCTGAGCTCCCAGTAGAAATTGCAACGAACGTTCAGCGTCTATTTTGTTAG
- the LOC100880373 gene encoding importin-4 isoform X1: MHAYMERNPRCTVLRMCIEVFYGRHQQVRKAVVDNRLFYFEVLPNSYFIINSTAIMEEILLKLLVADNATIQEGTTELREAFKKPESTLALCRLIVSSTNSQIRQYAAVLLRKRYGKGKHWLKLPPHIQTEFKTIILQALVNEQEKFVKNAVAQLIGVIVKHELPNNGWPEVLQFVQQLVTSENLNEKELGTYTLSIMTEIAPDAYVTHAGSLAVLLGQTLSSLQDLGHPVAYYILKIMQNFVPLVEGNQMMVNAYHQMIPLVMNTIQALTTSNEDKAIECFELLDELCENAVTVIAPHVKPLVTMCLAIASNKSLDDALRVKAVGFIGWLARTKKKAIIKHKLVEPILELLFNLMSIRPEDDNDEVYFSGDNEDNTPVTCATQTLDLLALNLPPEKLIPQLLQYIEPSLQGTDVYAKKASYLAMAVLAEGCSEYIRTKYLESFLRCICQGITDTIPVVRNAALFALGQFSEHLQPDISQYSSELLPVLFEYLGQICAHIRQEKKEPPSVDRMFYALEKFCENLNESLLPYLPTLMERLFELLNADTPVHIGELSLSAIGSAAMASKEHMLPYFEKVIVILDSYLTEKQSEETMCLQVQAVDTLGVIARTIGDKNFAPLAGRSLNFGMELLKETEDPDLKKSIYGLFASISTIMKKDMAAALPEIIDYMITSIQSSEGIVPHLKEDETSAFPVYEDISDNENENDEEDIENTDNEDDYDDDDVAGYSVENAYIEEKEEAILALKEIAEHTGEAFLPYLEKSFEETYKLINYPQEDIRKAAIDALLQFCINFSKINTNEGKQALLKALSVFIPRLSELIRLGDERTVAISALDAYTELLKEIKSDVLVGEGHNDAIINCITDVMSGMTVCQDLEEAEDVDTEAEQDELLIECAGDVLSNFGKVIAPEDFAIHFQVVLPWLLDRLKKNKSEAQRSFVVGTISECFSGLKHTVAAFIPDLLTTFLALTNDPSAEVRNNAIYGIGELALHGKEAVYSHYPDILQVLSSAIAKESHAGARDNVVGAIARLIIANYSNIPLEQVFPVFVNQLPLKEDFEENKAVFRSILTLYQAGHSILQAHMCVLLKVAVSVLHEEKATDDEAKSFVMEFIKSAQRDFPNEWNSMYAELPVEIATNVQRLFC, translated from the exons ATGCACGCTTACATGGAAAGAAATCCAA GATGTACGGTATTACGCATGTGCATTGAGGTATTTTACGGACGTCACCAACAGGTCAGAAAAGCGGTAGTCGACAACCGGCTATTTTACTTCGAAGTACTgccaaattcatattttattatcaatagTACAGCAATAATGGAGGAAATATTATTAAAGTTACTCGTAGCTGATAACGCAACGATTCAAGAG GGAACAACGGAACTTAGAGAAGCTTTTAAAAAGCCAGAAAGTACATTGGCATTATGTCGACTTATTGTTTCTTCGACAAATTCACAG ATTCGACAATATGCTGCTGTATTACTCAGAAAACGCTATGGCAAAGGAAAGCACTGGTTAAAACTACCACCGCACATACAGACTGAATTTAAAACAATAATCCTACAA GCACTGGTAAATGAAcaggaaaaatttgtaaaaaatgcaGTGGCGCAATTGATAGGTGTAATTGTAAAACATGAACTACCTAATAATGGATGGCCAGAAGTGTTACAGTTTGTACAGCAATTAGTTACTAGTGAAAACTTAAACGAGAAGGAG ttGGGAACCTATACTTTGTCAATTATGACAGAAATTGCACCTGATGCATATGTTACTCATGCTGGCTCCCTCGCAGTTCTTTTGGGGCAAACATTAAGCAGTTTACAAGATTTAGGACATCCTGttgcatattatattttaaaaataatgcagAACTTTGTTCCTTTGGTTGAAGGTAATCAAATG ATGGTAAATGCTTATCATCAAATGATACCACTGGTAATGAATACAATTCAAGCACTTACCACTAGTAATGAAGATAAAGCTATTGAATGCTTTGAACTGTTAGATGAACTGTGCGAGAATGCAGTGACTGTAATAGCACCTCATGTAAAACCTCTTGTCACTATGTGTCTTGCTATTGCTAGTAATAAATCATTAGATGATGCTCTTAGAGTTAAAGCAGTAGGCTTTATTGGTTGGTTAGCCAGGACGAAAAAGAAAGCTATAATCAAACATAAACTTGTTGAACCAATTCTAG aattattgTTCAATCTTATGTCTATACGACCTGAGGACGATAACGACGAAGTCTACTTTAGTGGTGATAATGAAGACAATACACCTGTAACCTGTGCTACTCAAACCTTAGATTTACTTGCTCTCAATTTACCGCCAGAGAAATTAATTCCTCAACTG TTGCAATATATTGAGCCTAGTCTTCAAGGTACGGACGTATATGCAAAGAAAGCATCATATCTAGCAATGGCAGTGTTAGCAGAAGGCTGTTCCGAATATATCCGAACAAAATACCTTGAATCTTTCTTACGTTGTATCTGTCAAGGAATTACCGATACCATTCCCGTGGTACGCAACGCTGCACTTTTTGCTCTCGGACAGTTTTCTGAACATTTACAACCTGACATTTCCCAATATTCGTCTGAATTGTTGCCAGTATTATTTGAATACCTTGGTCAAATATGTGCTCATATCAGGCAAGAAAAGAAAGAGCCACCTTCAGTCGATCGTATGTTTTATGCACTGGAAAAATTCTGTGAAAACTTGAACGAAAGTCTTTTGCCGTATCTACCAACATTGATGGAAAGGCTTTTCGAACTTCTAAATGCAGATACACCAGTTCATATCGGAGAACTTTCTTTGAGTGCTATTGGTTCGGCTGCCATGGCAAGTAAAGAGCACATGTTACCGTATTTCGAGAAAGTCATTGTTATTCTTGATAGTTATCTTACGGAGAAACAATCGGAAGAAACCATGTGTCTTCAAGTACAAGCAGTTG atactCTTGGAGTAATTGCAAGAACAATAGGTGACAAAAATTTTGCACCTCTGGCTGGTAGGTCTCTTAACTTCGGAATGGAATTATTGAAAGAAACCGAAGATCCAGATTTGAAAAAATCTATTTATGGATTGTTCGCCTCAATTAGTACTATAATGAAGAAAGATATGGCAGCAGCTCTTCCAGAAATCATTGATTACATGATAACGAGCATACAGAGTTCAGAAGGCATAGTA CCTCATCTTAAAGAGGATGAAACATCAGCGTTTCCGGTTTATGAAGATATTAGCGATAACGAAAATGAAAACGACGAAGAAGATATTGAAAATACGGACAACGAAGATGATTATGACGATGACGACGTTGCGGGATATAGCGTTGAAAATGCATATATCGAGGAGAAAGAGGAAGCAATTTTGGCGTTAAAGGAAATTGCTGAGCATACagg ggAAGCATTTCTTCCATACCTCGAAAAATCTTTCGAAGaaacttacaaattaattaattatccaCAAGAAGATATTCGCAAAGCTGCTATCGACGcacttttacaattttgcattaaCTTCTCCAAGATTAATACCAATGAAGGAAAGCAAGCTTTATTGAAAGCTCTCTCTGTATTTATTCCAAGATTGTCAGAATTAATAAGATTAGGCGATGAACGAACAGTAGCTATTAGTGCTTTAGATGCTTATACGGAACTCCTCAAAGAGATAAAATCGGATGTTCTTGTTGGGGAAGGTCATAATGATgctataataaattgtattacaGATGTTATGTCAG GTATGACAGTATGCCAAGACTTAGAGGAAGCAGAAGACGTAGATACAGAAGCTGAACAAGATGAATTATTGATTGAATGTGCCGGTGATGTTTTATCTAATTTTGGAAAAGTAATCGCTCCAGAAGATTTCGCAATTCATTTCCAAGTTGTATTGCCATGGCTTTTAGATAGACTG aaaaaaaataaatctgaagccCAAAGATCTTTTGTAGTTGGTACAATTTCAGAATGTTTCTCAGGGCTTAAACATACAGTAGCCGCGTTCATACCTGATTTATTAACTACATTCTTGGCGCTCACAAATGACCCAAGTGCTGAAGTTCGTAATAATGCAATCTATGGAATTGGTGAACTTGCACTGCATGGAAAAGAAGCAGTGTATTC acATTACCCagatattttacaagttttatcaAGCGCGATCGCTAAGGAGTCCCACGCAGGAGCTCGTGATAACGTGGTCGGTGCAATTGCACGACTTATCATTGCTAATTACTCTAATATACCTCTTGAGCAAGTATTTCCAGTGTTTGTTAATCAGTTGCCGTTAAAGGAAGATTTTGAAGAAAACAAAGCAGTTTTTAGAAGCATATTGACTTTGTATCAAGCTGGACATTCTATCTTACAAGCTCACATGTGCGTATTGCTGAAGGTAGCGGTTAGTGTATTGCATGAAGAGAAAGCTACTGACGATG agGCAAAAAGCTTTGTTATGGAATTCATCAAATCCGCCCAGCGAGATTTTCCAAATGAATGGAATTCTATGTACGCTGAGCTCCCAGTAGAAATTGCAACGAACGTTCAGCGTCTATTTTGTTAG